One segment of Argiope bruennichi chromosome 11, qqArgBrue1.1, whole genome shotgun sequence DNA contains the following:
- the LOC129957496 gene encoding uncharacterized protein LOC129957496, which produces MTMANPIADHLKRLYRLSLLDISQRRVAVLLCSDPLKYVHLATVENELGETIIEARDIVFKGLVDNLGIPQTMREPLVKIMTPIFLQTFKWLEFHEEYLKTSSSRFKYREYLKHFRWTHMGTINYRKTAESVIRDEKLPIDLRFMFACLYCLEEDIQDLWQKLSTRRQDEFLNKDPSKYKHQREIVVLWTCILKGRVDKLDQLLKKVGRRYYTTIYQYAFEWFAVKAYETATRYFFEKLTRAEKRASLVRTATAVAKRDGNFVQAYNDVSCFLLSHMNAEQLKKVLAAVPYGILRIFMEWPRQDAFVEVATLLLPYLQEENYKMMNFVLSRKFKLVYNSLKLFKDIFLVSPRNFRHSTYYLPEFFNNKDTDTIQFMFRNMDPGETLELFLNPITLYGIFELVNEEEWHFLEFFIRESRLSRAGVKRFAMEFDTNFESLLDRETRERFGRMVDDICTVISNQNFSNGNEVNRMNPMGFQPSAQPEKARGQAEEARPAKKNKNT; this is translated from the coding sequence ATGACAATGGCAAATCCAATTGCTGACCATCTCAAAAGGCTTTACAGGCTGTCCCTGTTAGATATTTCTCAAAGAAGAGTGGCTGTTCTTTTGTGCAGTGACCCTCTCAAATATGTGCACCTCGCTACTGTGGAAAATGAACTTGGTGAAACAATTATAGAAGCGAGAGATATTGTGTTCAAAGGCCTTGTAGACAATCTCGGGATACCTCAAACGATGAGGGAGCCGTTAGTTAAAATAATGACTCCTATTTTCCTGCAAACATTTAAATGGTTGGAGTTCCacgaagaatatttaaaaacgaGTTCTTCACGTTTTAAATATCGAGAATATCTAAAACACTTTCGTTGGACACATATGGGGACTATAAATTATCGGAAAACAGCTGAGTCAGTGATCCGCGATGAAAAGTTGCCTATCGACCTGCGATTTATGTTCGCGTGTCTGTATTGCCTTGAGGAGGACATTCAAGACCTTTGGCAAAAATTGTCCACGCGGCGTCAAGATGAGTTTTTAAACAAAGATCCTTCTAAATATAAACATCAGCGAGAAATCGTTGTTTTGTGGACTTGCATCCTGAAAGGACGAGTAGATAAGTTAGATCAGTTGCTCAAGAAAGTAGGAAGACGTTACTACACCACTATCTATCAATATGCTTTTGAATGGTTTGCAGTGAAAGCTTATGAAACGGCAACTCGATATTTTTTTGAGAAGTTAACTCGGGCAGAAAAAAGGGCTTCATTGGTGAGAACGGCCACTGCTGTAGCAAAAAGAGATGGTAACTTCGTTCAAGCATACAATGACGTTTCCTGTTTTCTGTTGTCGCATATGAATGCGGAGCAACTTAAGAAAGTTCTCGCAGCTGTACCCTATGGGATCCTTAGAATCTTTATGGAGTGGCCAAGGCAAGATGCTTTTGTCGAAGTTGCAACGCTTCTGTTGCCTTACCTTCAAGaggaaaattacaaaatgatgaatTTTGTTCTGTCCCGAAAATTTAAATTGGTATATAATTCTCTGAAACTATTCAAGGACATTTTTCTGGTCAGTCCTAGGAATTTCAGACATTCCACATATTATTtaccagaattttttaataataaagacacTGACACTATCCaatttatgtttagaaatatGGATCCTGGGGAAACGTTGGAACTTTTCTTGAATCCTATAACGTTGTACGGTATTTTCGAACTAGTGAATGAAGAGGAGTggcattttttggaattttttattcgcGAATCCAGGCTGTCCAGAGCAGGTGTAAAGAGATTCGCGATGGAATTCGATACAAATTTTGAGTCACTATTGGACCGGGAAACACGTGAACGTTTCGGGAGGATGGTGGACGATATTTGTACCGTTATTTCCAACCAGAACTTCTCAAATGGCAATGAAGTAAATCGGATGAATCCAATGGGTTTTCAGCCAAGTGCACAACCTGAGAAAGCGAGGGGCCAAGCTGAAGAAGCGAGGCCAGccaagaagaataaaaatacttaa